A single region of the Methyloceanibacter stevinii genome encodes:
- a CDS encoding efflux RND transporter periplasmic adaptor subunit, protein MTKITTFARASACIAFGAMGLAASAVWAEADGPSTTNVAEAQDDQAGHDHGDHGHGDHDHGAKDKHDLGDGHDHKDHGHDSKDGPDDKADHDAKEGHRHDDGHDHDHDDEEGENGHEGHDHGSEDSHGHGSDDHSSHEGHDDHGNHDEPGSVGLTQEQMDRFNVRTVTVTGGPIPVTIERPAEVIYNENALAHVVPRVPGIARTVEANEGDQVEEGDVLAVLDSRELADAKASYLASLERLELAKENFNRAEALVGKRIVSERTHLTAKTDFAEARINLRSARQKLLALGIGESRLKEIAEQDEADLTAYVMHAPLGGTVVARHLTHGESVSTDREAFIVADVSTVWVDISIYAHDLERVEKRQPVTVTTDGGLQVDGTIAFVTPNVSEETRTAKARVELENAPRHLRPGMFVTARISLTADPVDMRIPASALQTHEGQSVVFVREGDDGPLKPRPVTLGRSNGEHVEVLTGLKPGDAVVAEGAFLVKSQLAKSDFDDGHNH, encoded by the coding sequence ATGACGAAGATCACAACTTTCGCCCGCGCGTCGGCTTGCATCGCATTCGGCGCCATGGGTCTGGCCGCGAGCGCCGTCTGGGCTGAGGCGGACGGCCCCTCGACGACCAACGTTGCAGAGGCACAAGACGATCAGGCGGGTCACGACCATGGAGATCACGGCCACGGAGATCACGACCATGGCGCCAAGGACAAACACGACCTCGGCGACGGGCATGACCATAAGGACCATGGTCACGACTCCAAGGACGGACCCGACGACAAGGCGGATCACGATGCCAAGGAAGGGCATCGCCACGACGACGGCCATGACCATGACCACGACGATGAGGAAGGCGAAAACGGACACGAAGGTCACGACCACGGTTCGGAGGATTCGCATGGCCACGGGTCCGACGACCATTCGAGCCACGAGGGTCATGACGATCACGGTAATCATGACGAACCTGGCAGCGTCGGCCTGACCCAGGAGCAGATGGACAGGTTCAACGTCCGCACGGTGACCGTCACGGGCGGGCCAATCCCCGTCACCATCGAGAGGCCGGCCGAAGTTATTTACAACGAGAATGCTCTCGCGCATGTCGTGCCGCGCGTTCCCGGAATCGCCCGCACCGTCGAGGCGAACGAAGGCGATCAGGTCGAGGAGGGCGACGTGCTCGCCGTGCTGGACAGCCGCGAGCTTGCCGATGCGAAGGCATCCTATCTGGCGAGCCTCGAACGTCTGGAGCTGGCCAAAGAAAACTTCAATCGGGCGGAGGCGCTCGTCGGCAAGCGGATCGTTTCCGAGAGGACGCATCTTACGGCCAAGACGGACTTTGCCGAGGCTCGTATCAACTTGCGCAGTGCGCGGCAGAAACTGCTGGCGCTCGGTATTGGCGAGTCGCGCCTCAAAGAGATCGCCGAGCAGGACGAAGCCGATCTCACGGCTTACGTCATGCACGCTCCCCTCGGCGGGACGGTCGTCGCACGTCATCTCACACACGGCGAATCCGTGTCGACCGACCGTGAGGCCTTCATCGTCGCGGATGTGTCGACGGTGTGGGTCGACATCAGCATCTACGCTCACGATCTGGAGCGGGTCGAGAAGCGCCAACCCGTGACCGTTACCACCGACGGCGGCCTTCAGGTCGACGGCACAATCGCGTTTGTGACTCCGAACGTTTCGGAAGAGACGCGAACGGCGAAAGCGCGTGTTGAGCTTGAGAACGCACCTAGGCACCTGCGGCCCGGCATGTTCGTGACGGCGCGGATCTCGTTGACGGCAGACCCCGTTGACATGCGCATTCCGGCTTCCGCCCTGCAAACACACGAAGGCCAAAGCGTTGTCTTCGTTCGGGAAGGCGACGATGGGCCACTGAAGCCACGGCCTGTCACGCTCGGCCGCAGCAATGGCGAGCACGTCGAAGTTCTCACCGGCCTCAAGCCTGGTGACGCAGTCGTGGCCGAGGGCGCGTTCCTCGTGAAGTCGCAGCTTGCCAAGTCGGACTTCGACGACGGCCACAACCACTAG